The Arctopsyche grandis isolate Sample6627 chromosome 10, ASM5162203v2, whole genome shotgun sequence genome window below encodes:
- the LOC143917682 gene encoding uncharacterized protein LOC143917682, protein MPKSWSDETSKGCRVPIYKGNMLIIVHACSEKGFIPNALLIYPSKIKTGDYHNNMNAINYQKWIKEKLVPNLQPQSVIVIDNASYHNVMSEPMPTSNSRKADMLAWLRKFNIPYPEKCTKPVLYEIIKNNKQNHQEFVLDKILEAHGHNVLRLPPYHPELNPIELLWGIIKGKVASKNVMFDLKVVEELFRKEAESITIHTFRDVWRHVKKHEEKFIELEPKLDILTDNFTDIIKVEYSDSEYMDSSSDGELSGVEEL, encoded by the coding sequence ATGCCAAAATCATGGTCCGATGAAACTAGCAAAGGTTGCAGAGTACCGATTTATAAGGGTAATATGCTAATAATAGTTCACGCCTGTTCTGAAAAAGGATTTATTCCAAATGCGTTACTTATATAtccatctaaaattaaaaccggagattatcataataatatgaacGCGATTAATTATCAAAAATGGATTAAAGAAAAGCTTGTTCCAAATTTACAACCCCAATCTGTAATTGTTATTGATAATGCGTCGTACCATAATGTCATGTCAGAACCTATGCCCACATCTAATTCCAGAAAAGCTGACATGCTAGCTTGgttaagaaaatttaatataccttaTCCAGAAAAATGCACAAAGcctgttttatatgaaataataaaaaacaataaacaaaatcatCAAGAGTTTGTACTTGATAAAATCTTGGAAGCTCACGGACATAACGTACTACGCCTACCACCCTACCACCCAGAACTAAACCCTATAGAATTACTGTGGGGCATTATTAAGGGTAAAGTAGCTTCAAAAAATGTCATGTTTGACTTAAAGGTCGTTGAAGAGCTGTTTAGGAAAGAAGCAGAGTCAATCACTATTCATACATTCAGAGACGTTTGGAGACATGTGAAAAAAcatgaagaaaaatttattgaactggaacCAAAACTCGATATTTTAACGGACAATTTCACTGACATTATAAAAGTAGAATATTCTGATAGTGAATATATGGATTCTTCAAGTGATGGAGAATTAAGTGGCGTAGAAGAATTATGA